One region of Synechococcus elongatus PCC 11801 genomic DNA includes:
- the folP gene encoding dihydropteroate synthase, with protein MSDRRKLCWGQRTYVMGVINVTPDSFSDGGQFLDPAIAVAQGQALWKAGADILDIGGQSTKPGAETVPLAVELERVVPVVRSLRAVLGSEPLLSVDTTRVEVAAAALEAGADWINDISGGIYEPEILSLAAERQAPIVLMHLRGTPQTMQQLTDYDDVVTAVHTDLAERREAAIAAGVQPDQIILDPGIGFAKTAEQNLELLRRQQELTTLGCPLLVGVSRKSFIGKILNQPDPQQRIWGTAAACTAAIAHGADILRVHDVAAMVDVARVADAIWRSPLATPLR; from the coding sequence ATGAGCGATCGCCGCAAGCTGTGTTGGGGTCAAAGAACTTATGTGATGGGGGTGATCAATGTCACCCCCGATAGCTTTAGCGATGGTGGCCAGTTTCTTGATCCCGCGATCGCTGTGGCCCAAGGTCAGGCTCTTTGGAAAGCCGGTGCAGACATTCTTGATATCGGTGGTCAGTCTACAAAGCCGGGCGCAGAGACGGTGCCGCTGGCTGTCGAGCTGGAGCGCGTGGTACCGGTTGTGCGATCGCTGCGGGCTGTGCTGGGATCAGAGCCGCTACTCTCGGTGGATACAACGCGGGTTGAAGTCGCGGCAGCTGCCTTAGAAGCTGGCGCAGACTGGATTAATGACATTTCTGGCGGCATCTATGAGCCTGAAATCCTGTCGCTTGCGGCTGAACGTCAGGCTCCAATTGTGTTGATGCATCTGCGCGGCACGCCCCAAACCATGCAGCAGCTGACGGACTATGACGATGTAGTTACAGCCGTACACACTGACTTGGCTGAACGTCGCGAAGCCGCGATCGCAGCTGGGGTTCAGCCCGACCAGATCATTCTTGATCCGGGCATTGGCTTTGCGAAAACCGCTGAGCAGAATCTTGAACTCCTGCGTCGGCAGCAAGAGCTGACCACACTGGGATGTCCGCTCTTAGTCGGTGTTTCGCGCAAAAGCTTTATCGGCAAGATTCTCAATCAACCGGATCCCCAGCAGCGGATTTGGGGTACGGCCGCGGCCTGTACGGCAGCGATCGCTCATGGCGCAGATATCCTGCGGGTGCATGATGTTGCTGCGATGGTCGATGTGGCTCGAGTAGCCGATGCCATTTGGCGATCGCCCTTAGCGACTCCTCTGCGCTGA
- a CDS encoding resolvase: MQSSFGATPDGLLDIEAVQKAINRSRASVYRYVNSDRQQLNPPYDPRKLNPELRTDHRDPLLFHPNEVARFARDVLKIRQVTVEVLNAPPTQTQELLTEILAELRQLRQLYESQVQHK, encoded by the coding sequence GTGCAGAGTTCCTTTGGCGCGACACCTGACGGCCTTCTAGACATTGAAGCGGTTCAAAAAGCCATCAATCGATCGCGGGCTTCGGTGTATCGCTATGTCAACAGCGATCGCCAGCAACTCAACCCTCCTTACGATCCCCGCAAGCTCAATCCAGAGCTACGGACCGATCACCGTGATCCGCTGCTCTTTCACCCCAATGAAGTTGCCCGTTTCGCTCGTGACGTTCTCAAAATTCGCCAAGTGACCGTGGAAGTGCTGAATGCTCCTCCCACCCAAACGCAAGAACTATTGACTGAAATTCTGGCGGAATTACGACAACTGCGACAGCTCTACGAATCACAAGTGCAGCACAAATAA
- a CDS encoding PAM68 family protein has product MSKPAPDDRLPFEPKRRKAKPAKAAPAPVASKAAEVKQPAKASRAQPQPKLSETRIPDAVSQRMLRRILAFSGVPTGLGVGVFFLSYWLVSREIIPLPTSAVVLASMGCFGLGVLGLTYGLLSASWDEQQAGSLWGWDEFRLNGGRMINAWREARAARQQAKSD; this is encoded by the coding sequence ATGAGTAAGCCCGCGCCTGACGACCGGTTGCCGTTTGAACCCAAGCGGCGTAAAGCGAAGCCTGCTAAAGCGGCTCCTGCTCCTGTTGCTAGCAAAGCAGCAGAGGTTAAGCAGCCGGCAAAAGCCTCGCGAGCGCAGCCTCAACCGAAGCTATCTGAAACGCGCATTCCTGATGCTGTTAGCCAACGGATGCTGCGTCGAATTTTGGCTTTTTCGGGTGTGCCGACAGGGTTAGGCGTCGGTGTGTTCTTCCTTAGCTACTGGCTGGTGAGTCGCGAGATTATTCCTCTGCCAACCTCTGCGGTAGTTTTGGCCTCTATGGGCTGTTTTGGCCTCGGTGTCCTCGGGCTAACCTACGGGTTGCTCTCTGCTTCCTGGGATGAGCAGCAGGCTGGTAGTCTTTGGGGCTGGGATGAGTTCCGCCTCAATGGGGGTCGGATGATCAATGCTTGGCGCGAGGCACGGGCAGCCCGCCAGCAAGCAAAATCGGACTGA
- the rpsO gene encoding 30S ribosomal protein S15 encodes MSLTQARKQEIFEAYQIHPTDTGSADVQVAVLSERISRLSQHLQQNKKDFASRTGLLRLIGQRKRLLAYILKQDRNRYKALIERLGIRG; translated from the coding sequence ATGTCCCTGACCCAAGCCCGTAAGCAGGAAATTTTCGAGGCCTACCAAATTCACCCCACCGACACTGGTTCGGCGGATGTGCAAGTGGCCGTGTTGAGCGAGCGGATTAGCCGTCTGAGCCAACACCTGCAGCAAAACAAAAAAGACTTTGCCTCGCGCACGGGTTTGCTGCGCTTGATTGGTCAGCGCAAACGCTTGCTGGCCTACATCCTCAAGCAAGACCGTAACCGCTACAAAGCCCTGATCGAGCGCCTCGGTATCCGCGGCTAG
- the ruvA gene encoding Holliday junction branch migration protein RuvA: MIGYLQGSLAGVRKQSGRLLLLLDVQGVGYEVQTPARSLTELPAVGKSLQVFTHLQVREDQWLLFGFLKVAERDLFRQLISVSGIGPQLGLALLDSLSLAELVQAIVAGNTRLLSRTPGVGAKTAERLALELRSKLAEWREEAGLLPSATAAPIAAVQEDVEMTLLVLGYNNREILQALTAIAQENLVQSGQPAEDWIREAIAWLSR, encoded by the coding sequence ATGATTGGCTATCTCCAAGGATCCCTCGCCGGTGTCCGCAAGCAGAGCGGCAGGCTACTCCTGCTGCTCGATGTGCAAGGTGTTGGCTACGAAGTACAAACACCAGCGCGATCGCTGACTGAACTCCCTGCTGTGGGTAAGTCTCTACAGGTGTTTACGCATTTACAGGTGCGCGAAGATCAGTGGCTCTTGTTTGGCTTTTTGAAAGTCGCTGAGCGGGATTTGTTTCGACAGCTAATTAGTGTCAGTGGTATTGGCCCCCAGTTAGGACTGGCGCTACTCGATAGCCTGAGCCTCGCTGAGCTAGTGCAGGCGATCGTGGCTGGCAACACGCGACTGCTCAGTCGGACGCCCGGCGTCGGTGCAAAAACGGCTGAACGACTGGCCTTGGAACTTCGCAGTAAGTTAGCGGAGTGGCGCGAAGAAGCAGGTCTGCTCCCCAGCGCGACAGCAGCTCCGATCGCGGCGGTGCAAGAGGATGTGGAGATGACCCTGTTGGTATTGGGCTACAACAACCGCGAGATCCTGCAAGCCCTGACGGCGATCGCCCAAGAAAATCTCGTCCAGTCTGGTCAACCCGCCGAAGATTGGATTCGCGAGGCGATCGCGTGGCTCAGCCGTTGA
- a CDS encoding transaldolase produces MAANLLEQLRGMTVVVADTGDIQSIATFTPRDATTNPSLITAAAQMPQYQSIIDDTLRQVRTELGAEVAVEAIVAEAVDELFVAFGLRILEIVPGRVSTEVDARLSYDTEATIAKARKLIGLYERAGIRRDRVLIKIASTWEGIRAAEVLEKEGIHCNLTLLFGFHQAVACAEAGVTLISPFVGRILDWYKKETGRDAFPGAEDPGVQSVTQIYNYYKKFGYSTEVMGASFRNVSEIIELAGCDLLTISPGLLEELRQTEAILERKLDPAIAQGLELEPLHLDRDRFDQLHHADRMANEKLDEGIRGFCKAIDTLEGLLKQRLAVLEGKAVFHHAAHEVFSVCDLDGDGFITREEWLGSDAVFDALDLNKDGKLNEDDLLAGLGATLQMAGRSVATV; encoded by the coding sequence ATGGCAGCGAATTTACTCGAACAACTCCGCGGAATGACAGTGGTTGTCGCAGATACCGGCGACATTCAGTCGATCGCGACGTTCACTCCTCGCGATGCCACCACCAATCCTTCTCTGATCACCGCCGCGGCCCAAATGCCGCAGTACCAAAGCATTATCGATGACACCCTACGCCAGGTCCGGACTGAGCTGGGAGCAGAAGTTGCGGTAGAGGCGATCGTCGCTGAAGCCGTCGATGAACTGTTTGTTGCTTTTGGCCTACGGATCCTTGAGATTGTGCCGGGGCGTGTCTCAACCGAAGTTGATGCTCGGCTTTCCTACGACACCGAAGCCACGATCGCCAAAGCCCGGAAGCTGATTGGGCTGTACGAGCGGGCAGGCATCCGCCGCGATCGCGTGCTGATTAAAATTGCCTCGACTTGGGAAGGGATTCGGGCTGCTGAAGTCCTAGAAAAAGAAGGCATTCATTGCAACCTGACGCTGCTGTTTGGCTTCCACCAAGCTGTAGCCTGTGCTGAAGCTGGTGTCACTCTGATCTCGCCCTTCGTCGGTCGTATTCTCGATTGGTACAAGAAGGAAACAGGGCGCGACGCTTTCCCGGGGGCAGAAGATCCGGGCGTCCAATCTGTCACGCAGATTTACAACTACTACAAGAAATTCGGCTACTCGACGGAAGTGATGGGCGCTAGCTTCCGGAATGTCAGTGAAATTATTGAGCTAGCGGGCTGTGACCTGCTGACGATTTCGCCAGGGCTACTGGAAGAATTGCGCCAGACCGAAGCAATCTTGGAGCGGAAGCTCGATCCGGCGATCGCCCAAGGGCTCGAACTCGAGCCACTACACCTCGATCGCGATCGCTTTGATCAGCTCCACCACGCCGATCGCATGGCCAATGAAAAGCTAGACGAAGGCATTCGCGGCTTCTGCAAAGCGATCGACACCCTAGAAGGCTTGCTCAAGCAGCGACTAGCCGTGCTGGAGGGCAAAGCGGTCTTCCATCACGCCGCCCACGAAGTCTTCAGCGTCTGCGACCTCGATGGCGATGGTTTTATCACCCGCGAGGAATGGCTGGGCAGCGATGCCGTCTTTGATGCGCTGGACCTGAATAAGGACGGCAAGCTCAACGAAGACGACCTGTTGGCGGGGCTGGGGGCAACCCTGCAAATGGCGGGGCGATCGGTTGCGACCGTCTAG